The following is a genomic window from Solanum stenotomum isolate F172 chromosome 4, ASM1918654v1, whole genome shotgun sequence.
CATAATATCTTATTTTACCTAGTACCAGTTCTGCATACATAACGGACAGAGTCTTGCGACTCATTATATTGTTTATATGTAGGctactattttataaaatttagaaatGCAGTTCATCTGTGTTTATGCCTTTATATTTTGCTTTGACACTTGTGATGTGATCTTCAAGGCAATGCATAATTCTTAGCAGATGTCCTTGATAACTTCTTCTCTGGTACTATTTGCTACTCTgttacaacaacaacagcatacccagtgtaatctcACAAAATGGGGTCAGgtgagggtagagtgtacacaaacTATACGGCTACTTccgaggtagagaggctgtttcagATATACCCTCGGCTCAATAAGAAACAACAGATAGTAATGGAAGTACAAGAATCAACAGATAGTAACAAAAACAATAGATAGTAAAAGAACAATATCACAACAAAATAATACGACAGTcgaagtacaagaaacaaccaatactaatagaaatggaaggacaagaaactacaagAGTAATACTACGACTACTAACGACCAGTGCACTCTTACCTACTAACTGGGTATGACTTCCATGCTAACTAGATTCTGGAGTaaaatctattttcttttatcaaaCTAGGATGTCAAAGAGAACAGTTAAGCCTGACCTACCCCtcaaaaataatagaactaTTGAGCTTGTGCAATGAGCTACTGTACTGTCCATTGTATATTGAAGTGCAAAATTGAAAAGTGCGTTCATATTATTGATAACCTCACTTGTAgcatttcactgggtatgttgttgttcatattattgattattactTCATTTATCAGCAATACTTTGCATTCTCAGAGATGAAAGACTAAAAAGAAGATATTTTTTGTTCCACCTATATCTAAAGAAAATATCCTAGGATGATAATTACCTGCGGACAAAGCAACACTGTCTGGATGATTTTCTCTGGGAAGACAATTTGCCCACATTAACTTAGTAGGCTGTCGTTTAAGCACCTTCTGTCACTCCAACATTTCCTTAGACTTTGTCATCAAGTTTACAGATTTGCTCTCCTAAAAGAAAAGCAATCATGTGGCGGTTTCAGTCTCCTTCTTGCCATGATATATGCTGAAATTGATCCTAGTTTCTTTTTTCAGGCATATAATAGAGCAGCTTGAATATTCCAACATTGGAGCCACTGAGTTGATTTTATCGAATGGAATGCGAGTTTGCTATAAATCTACTGACTTCCTTGATGACCAGGTAAATTTTCCTAGGCACAGAGTAAGCTGGAGACATTTTATGAGATTTCTATTCAGCGGTCTCCATGTCTTATTTCTCTTTGGAGATGAAGTTTTCTTATCAACCTTCCTTTTAGGTGCTGTCATAGACTAGTGAATGGATGTCGCGGATAGTCGTTCTTGTCATTGAAATGGTAGTTTGGTAAAAATGTACCTTATGAATGCTCATGAAACATATGCAGCACTGTTTTGGCTCAGTAACGTGCCATTGCAGAtaattaagttttttatttctttctagtTACTAGAGCAATGCTTCTTCTTTCTTTACCAAGCCAATATCTCCATCCCAAAATTCCCCTGAGTTGTGAAATCTAGCTCTCACTGCTCATTAAAGAGATTCATTTTAAAAGAAGATACCTCTAGGAATAGTAACTCTGGGAACACATTGGTTTTTGAGTCCAAGTTGATGTGGTACTTGTTATTCCTATTAACATCTTGTTTAAATAGGTTTTATTCACAGGGTTCTCGTATGGGGGTTTGTCTGAACTCCCTGAGAATGAATACTTTTCATGTTCAATGGGTTCAACCATTGCTGGAGAAATTGGTATATTTGGCTATAGACCATCAGTCCTCATGGATATGCTTGCTGGAAAAAGAGCTGAAGTTGGTACAAAACTTGGAGCATATATGAGAACTTTTTCTGGTGATTGTTCACCTTCAGACTTAGAAACTGCATTGCAGGTTAGACCATTTTCTTGAAGTGCACATGGCATCTGTTTTGTCATCAtgtatctctctctctctacaTATATGTGTCATTctaaatttatgtatattacaTAAGAAAACAAAAGGCATGCAGGACTAAATGATAAATCCTCCATCTCAGTTGTCTCAAGGATAAATTCTGGCAAATTCAGATTAGTTGGTTGGACCTAGAAAGTATTGAGCAGGAGTTTGAAGATTCATAATGATTCCTTATGAACCTTCGCAGACGATTCATGAAGATTTCTATTCAAAGAGTAGTTATAAAATTTTCTTGATCGAGTATGCcattcatgttcattaagtACCAATATTACAAGGAATCATGTGGGGGTGTCTCTATAAGAGTACGGAATCCTAAATATTAAGGTTTGGATATACAAATAGAATTACCAGTATGGGTTTTCATAAATCTAACATTATCATAAACGTCACGAGCTTATAATATGTAACTAAAGAAATTATCACTTGACAAGTGATCACAATCCAAGTATCTTTTCAGAGTGAGGCCATGTGTTTTGCTAAAACTATGTTTCAAGTGAGTGCTATTAATGGAATTTCAACAACTTTAAGGCAGATAATAGCAACAATGGCGTACTGTGTCTGCCCATGGTAGTTTGTTTTTCGGTAAGAGGAGCTATTCCAAAGTCAGATTTTTTTAGGTAGCCACTTATCAGAATCGTGGTCCTCTAAAATTTTCAAAGTAAGGGCGCTCAGCTGTTGATTGAGTAGCTCTGATTGGCGGGATCTCAAACTTTAGCTGCTTCCAATGTTTTTTGTTTTGCAAAATTTATGTTGAAAACCAGTTTCTTGAGTGATCTCTTATGTAAAGTTCTCTcccatcaattgaaaatatactttctaaATAATAGTAGCAAGATTGTTTAAAAGATACCAATTGTTAAAATAATAgtattaaaaaaagaacattACTTTAACCTTGGTGGCAGAGTTACTTGATATATGTGTTGGTGGGAGATAGTAAGTGCATCGTCAAATTAGTTGATGTGCGTGCAAGCTGACCCAGACACCATGGTTATCCCAAAAAAACACCACTTTAATTAAGTTTAAGTGGTTGTCTTGGTCTTTAAccttaattttgtatttttgtttgtcCTACTTGTATGTGATATTCTCTTCTTGCATTCTGCAACTTCTCAGCTTGTATATCAACTTTTCACAACAACCGTTGAGCCCGGAGAAGAAGATGTCAAAATTGTGATGCAAATGGCCGAAGAAGCCATACGTGCTCAGGAGAGAGATCCTTACACTGCATTTGCGAACCGAGTGAGGGAGCTCAATTATGGAAACTCCTACTTCTTCAGGGTAATATGATTTTCAATCTGCATTGCCAACTCAGTAATGACGGGCGTATTCATGACTTACATAGTAGAGTATTTTCTTGCAGCCAATCAAATATAATGACCTTCGGAAAGTCAACCCATATAAAGCTTGCGAATATTTCAATAGTTGCTTCAAGGACCCCTCAACTTTTACGGTGGTGATTGTTGGGAATATTGACCCTTCTATAGCATGTCCATTGATGTTACAGTACTTGGTACGTACTATGATTTCTAATGATGTTGGTCCGTAGAATTGTTTAGCATCTGTCATTGGTTTATTCTTCACTATGCAGGGTGGAATTCCAAGGCCTCCTGAAGCAGTTCTACGTTTCAGCCGTGATGACCTCAAAGGCTTGCCTTTCCAGTTCCCTACAACAATAACTAGGTGGTCCCAATGTTATTTTCTCTCTAATTAATAATGTAGTAAGCTATGCCCTTTCAATTAATGAAGctgattgattgaaggatacCTTAGCTTCAAAGACTTTACCTTTGCACCTTGTCCTTTTCCATTGTTCTTTCTCTCCTGACGCCTTGAGGTTTTGAGTTGGGGGCATGGTTAGGGAGTCCTAATGATATGATGTTTATTATATATTGTTCTTCCGAAACTAGCAAATTATATACAGACAAACACATGTATATCCTTTATActtctttgttttgttttctttattttgatgaacaggtgtgtgtgtgtgtgtgtgtgtgtcttTGAATACTTGATCAGGAGAGGATTCCTGTTCAGTGTGTGAGGTTACTGCAGTTTGGCCTGGAACAATTGGTTACACTTTTTCATAACACCTTCcccgaaaaataaaataaaaacataaaaagagaAGATCCAACTTGATTAGGGGCCTAGGGTTCCCAGTGTTAGTGTTCATTTTCTTCTATGTGATAAACTATTGAAGTTCTATGATGTGCTTTATGTGCAAAAAATCACCCTCATTTAATGTGTTGCATGTGATTGTAGAGAAGTTGTTCGGAGCCCAATGGTGGAAGCACAATGCTCGGTGCAGTTATGCTTTCCTGTCGAGTTAAAGAATGAAAACATGGTACGTGGTTTAGATACCTAATATTAGATCTATATATTCTTAAGCTTTGTGTTACATTTACATGTATACCATCTCATCTTATTTACAGATGGAAGATGTTCATTTTGTTGGATTTTTGAGCAAGCTTCTGGAAACAAAGATAGTACAGGTTCTCCGCTTCAAGTATGGACAGGTGTGTACGTGTGTAATCTGTGTGATATTCTGTAATTCATTTTGTTAATTTGTTACTCTTGGAACTTTTTGTGCCTTAGATTTATTCTGCTGGAGTTTCTGTCTTTCTTGGCGGCAATAAGCCCTCCAGAGTTGGCAATATCCGTGGAGATATTAGTATAAATTTCTCCTGTGATCCAGACATCTCATCGACATTGGTATGTTTGCAAATTTTTATCTGCATGTTGCAAAAAATGGTTAGCAAATCCTAACATCACAAATTCTTGACAAGGTTGATCTTGCTTTGGAGGAAATATTACATCTTCAAGAGGAAGGACCTTCAATTGACGATGTTATGGCCGTGCTAGAAATCGAGCAAAGAGCACATGAAAATGGGTTACAGGTGACGTTCTACAGAATCTTTGTCTATAGAGGATCAAAGTTTCATTGATTGCAAATATTGTGAGAAGATGGATATGAAGTATTACAGATATAATCTATAGTACTAAAGCTCCAAATTTCTGCTGTCTAAATTTTAGAGTTTGAATGTCCATTTAATCCACTGCAGATTGCTGTCTTTTTTTCAGGAGAATTACTATTGGCTAGATAGAATATTGCGCAGTTACCAGTCACGGATCTATTCTGGTGACATTGGCAATTCTTTTAAGGTTCGTTTTTAGTTCAAGTGCTTGTACAATTCCTTAAATGCAGTCTGCTAAGTCTGGTGCTTCTTGTTCCTTGTGCATGCTGATGTTATCCCATTATTTGTCATCAATGCCTGTCTGAAATAAACGACCGTCGTGATTTCAGGATTGTAGACTTACGGTGTGTTGAATATGCACCAACACAACCCATCAGTTTttccttatcaaaaaaaatatacaaaatgcACCAACAGTTGTAAATTGGGTTTCCTCCAGATTTTCATCCTAGTTGGTTTACTTTGTTAATCTGTATCTAAAGAATGTGTCCTGACATGCTTATGAATACTCTCAAATGTGGCTCCTTTTTATTTTGCGTTCCTGGGTTATTCTTTCTTCCGGAAAAGGGGGAAGAAAGAACATGCAAAGTCAAATATAAGAAGTTGTTCGGAAAATTTAAGATGTAAATGCTTAACTCTCTTTTTTCGTAAAAGCTCCCTTTCACTTCCACAGTGGACCCTTTGGAGTTTGCCATATAGTTCTTCCTTTGAAACTCTCCCTTTCACTGCCACAGTGGACCCTTCGGAGTTTGGCATATAGTTCTTCCTTGTAAACTTCTGTAATTTCAATTATGTTCAGATATTGCCTTAGAATAGAATATCCTATGGGACAACACCTTTtgtaatttgtttaattttcttatgcAGATCCAAGATGCTGCACGTTCCAAAGTGAGAAGCATCTTGACGCCATTAACTGCCCAACTAGCCTTGCAAAGAATTTTACCGTTCCCTTGTAAAAAGCAGTATACTGTAGTAATTTTGATGCCTCAGGCATCTCGTATTAAAAGGTTGAAGTCATTGATGCAATCTGTACCCAAGAGTTATTCAAGAGATGCAAAGGTTAGTGTCATGAAGTTCTCATATTTCCTCTTCCAGCATCATGATCTAATCTAcgtttatatttataatatcttcCCTCTTCATGTGTCCCTTGccatggaaagaaagaaaaaagagaatctGATCTTCAGCCTTGCCCCATCCCTCAGCACTTTAAACAAGAAAAACTACATAACATCGACAAGTTCACTTAGGTTGTCGCATGCCTGAAGCCTTTACTCTATTCTTGTACAAGCATGCCAGTTAATTAAACATGTTCTAGTGCTTTTGCctaatatttttaagttatgCGCAACTTAGTTCCATATCTTGGACCTCTGAAATTAATACACATGCATGAATATAAAGTTAACATATTGGTGCTATTTGCTCTTGAGTAGATTTCTTTTCTAGGCTGTACTTTATACATCCATAATCTTCAACGATCAACCTTCGAAGTCATTCTTCGTGTTCTGCTTTTTTATAATGTCTTGCCTACTTTTTCAGATTCTGGCTGGAATTGCCGGTGTGACGGTTTTATCCCTCAGTTTATGGAAATACTCACGAAGTACACTGAAATCGTAGTAGCGATCTTTGCTGAGAAAATAGACTTGGAGGGAAACTGTTGAAAATGTAAGCAATGTTCTACACTTGCTTATCCAACCCAAAAGTAGTACGGTCAAATGGTTTGCATGAGAGATTTCCTCACATTTTTTGCCAAGACATCTGTTCATACTCAGCTTTGGCCTTCTTGTACCATATATCGATGCGCCATTGTTATCGACAACTGTGATAAAGAACCTTAGATTGTGCCAGGATTAATACGCTTAGAAAGTTGATAATCATTGTGCTTGCACTAATGTATCAACCAAAGTCTTCAAAGAATGTGTCTTCTTGGGTTTGATCCCTACCTTATAATTCAGATAGTATGAGGTTCTTTTTTCCTCTTTGGGTTACGTGCAATTTTCGTCTCTTTGGTTTGGAGATAccatttttattcttcttatgaTCGTCGCTTTGGTAGCAGGTTGACTTCATGTCTTGCATGAGGTCAACCTGCAACGGAGCAATCTCCAACGTGCCTTTAAGCGAATCAACTTGTGATTCTTGAATTGCATGTAAGTGTACTTTTTACAGCTGAAAGTTGTCAAATCGGTTGAAATAATTGAAAGGAATACTGAAAAATGAGCTTCAAAGATTGAACTTCCACTTTCAATTAGCCAGAAGAAGCGTCAACTGCACCAATCTTGATTGTTTTGAAGTGAAACGTTTTCCCTATTAATGAGTACATACATACGGCCTTAGTATTAAACAAAGAATTAGCAGGGCTACAAACGTTTAAAATTtagatgtttgtgtttgtataaattcgttatttcgagtttatacaaaaatagcttaattatacaaatgtaccgcgaattatacaaactcaccTGCAAATTATATAAACCCGCGAGTAATACAAACGAGACAGCTTAAACTGTAGCTACAacccgtaaatatgcaaactatagttatgaagcataattaagtttattataatgACTATTTGCGAAATTTTTCCAATAATTTATGGATCCTAAAAAACTGGCTATTAGTGCACTTGTTCCTAACAAAGCTGTAGTTCAGATTTTCAAGCCCATAGTCTGTAGGCCCAAGCACAAGCCCATCAATACTTTTacattttaaatacaaaataacccCTGATATAGACTATAATTACGACATACCACTAGGGTTTTAATTCgttccatatatatatttcatcttctcttcttcttagCACTTTGCCTCCTTCCTTCAAACCCTAGTAAGCTCTCTTTCACTCTAAAATGGAGGAAATAATTGATTAGTTTTCGTTGTAGATCTGAAATTGTGTAATGGTGTTAAATGATTTTGTTGTTTGAATGCAGGAACGGTAAGTGTAGTGAAAAAAAGGAGCGAAAATGGTGGAGAAAACTAAAGGAAGAAAAGAGGAGGTTGTTTCCAGGGAGTACACCATTAATCTCCACAAGCGTTTGCATGGATGGTAAAAATCTTCTCGCTTCTTATTGATTTGTGTTTGAAGTTCGTCGATCAGATGCAGTTTAGTATGTGTTTTTGGTTATATTAGGTCTCTTATGTATATTTGAAGTATGATTTTGATTGAATTGTAAGTAGTGTAAAGGATTGATATAGCTGATCTCGCCTAGTTTGGAATTGAAGTGGTTTATTGATTGAGTAGTTGTTGAGCTGAGAGTATCTGAAACACATTGGGTATGTTGCTGTTATTGTATGTGTTGTTGAgtattaatatatttgtattaatggATGACCTTTGAATCTAGATGATGTTCAGTGGTAACATGAGTGTATATAGGTACTATATGAGGATTATTGTTTTTCAATGGAAAAATGGTGATTGTTTTGGTTTGTTCTTTTTAGGGTTGGTGGAATTTGTAGAACATAGACAATTTGGGATCACTTATCTATGAAGTTTGTGTTTGCGGTACTATTGAACAAACTGCCATTGTTTTACTTGCTTAAAAATGCATAGAGAACTACGAGGTTCTGAGGTTGGATATGGTGTGGAAATTACAATAGGGTTAATTTAAGTCgaataaatgataaaaatgttAGCTTGTTGTGGATTGTCTGTATCACGAGTTGGTAAGAGTAGTGACCTGATGAATCTCTTCCTATGAGTCACTGCATTGTTATGTAGCAATCTTTACATTTTCTAACGCAATCTACATCCTATGACACTCCAAAAGTGAGACTGATTATATCTTGAGatcaatcatttttatttttgtacgAATTGAACTCTTCGTGTTCTTTGAGAAGTGACCTATTAAGTTTTGCCCTTACAGAAAGTTTTTGTAATGATTATGGCATACGATACAGTTGGATAAATAATGAATTGGAGATCACCCACTTCCTTGTAGATTCTTGCCTGACATTGTTGCATTATCTTCTGGGATTACAGTAGTACTGTCTCTAGCCCTATTTGTGTTTTCTGTAATGCCATTACATATCCAACTCCATAATTGAATCCATAAGAAATCACTTCTTATTGGCATTGTATTTGGTAAGAGCCGAATCatgttgttcctttttgcaGTTAAGTTCTGGATAGTCAGTACTAGTTTTGTGTTACTAGCACCcctttgacttgttggcaaaACAATTTGGTTTATGTCCTTGTTGATGTTGGCTAACATTAGACTGGCTATATTATTAATAGCACATTCAAGAAGAAGGCCCCTACAGCCATCAAGGAGATCCGAAAGTTTGCACAGAAAGCTATGGGAACAAAGGATGTCAGAGTGGATGTGAAGCTCAACAAGCAGATCTGGAGCAGGGGCATCCGAAGTGTTCCAAGACGCATCAGAGTTCGTATTGCTCGCAAGAGGAATGACGATGAGGACGCAAAGGAAGAGCTCTACTCTCTTGTCACTGTTGCAGAGATCCCAGCAGAGGGTTTGAAGGGTCTTGGTACCAAGATCATCGAAGATGAGGAATAAACTGTCTTTTTTAGCGAAGAATGATGATACCATTAGTGTTTTTTGTTATCCCTTTTAGTGCTTTGAGACTGCTAAATTTTGTTTATGATACTCAAGTATTTCCGTGTTTCAAAGTTCTCACCATGATTTTATGCTATTTATCTTTTCTGTTTCTCTggattttttattgatttagttCTCTGTAGTCATaattttcaacaacaaaattGCCTCTAGTAGACTCTGCAAAGCCAAGTGATAATTTAATATATGCAGAAACATTGGGTTGTTGGCAATTAAGTTTTACGAACTCGTTATAGGAATCCTACTTTAAAATCTTGGGAGTTAAAGACGTCCAAACAGGGTCATGTTTGGTACTACTATATTCCAAGAGCAAATTTCAAATGTAAGGACAGATATTGAAGTGCGTAGAGAATCATGAGGACTAGATAATGAAGTGCGTAGAGAATTATGAGGATAGATACTACTAGGCGACTCTTGAAACTACTATCACATTTATCTTGTCATAGACTTTTTTGATCCTCTAACAAGACTTCAGTTAAGTAGGTGAATCGAAGACTACTTCACCAACAAGATATGGAGTTTATGAGTTCTTTGTCGTGCTCTTTGGCTTGACCAAGGTGCCAACAAACAACCTTTTGGAAGAATTGACTACAAGAGGCAAAAACACTAGGTAAACTTGAGCTGATGGTAGATGACAGAGAATTAATCGAGATACGCATAACGTGAGCTtgagttattaaaaaaaactagcaAGGCTACACTCTAAAAACACTATTGGCGGGTGCAATTAATAAGAATATCGTAAACATTTGAATCATTTTTACGATCCCTAAATGAATTAGTGTTGTAATAATGTCCAGAAACATTTTTCAACAAGGGCGTTTGGTCTAGTGGTATGATTCTCGCTTTGGGTGCGAGAGGTCCCGAGTTCGATTCTCGGAACGcccctttttgtttttttttctaccGCTTTCCTTAGACCATGCTAACGCGTGATTGGAAGCATCCAATAATATATATGCATTAACTCTAACCAATTACAAAACGACCATTATACTTCGGGGTATATTTCAACCAAATCTCAAATCATGTCTCAATTAAGCCAGGTGCTTATTGGTAGCACTTAGCATTTTAATAGGATAAATTAGGTTAATGTCTTTGTTTCATTTCCACTTATTACGTTTTCTTGGTGTTTAGCATGAGCCAACAATATAAGTGTTTGTAATAATCACCTCCTTATAATGTTATAATTGtgattcaaaaataataatgataacaGTTTAATTTGAACAAGATGGTGAGCAGTTCGAGTGAGATTGATTTCCATTGTATTTTGCAGTCTATCTACCAaaaaaactccaacaaaaggTTTAGAGAATTGAATGGGAAAAGTGGAGATTGAATGTGTTTTAAAGGTACACAATGAAGGGAGAGTGAGTGAAAGGTCGAGTAGTGTCGCGGTGGAGAGTGGAAATGTGTTTAAGTGCCACACGTTGATTGAGGGATAGAGATGTCTCCTCGTGTGATCTAAGACTGTCCCTCACCTCATGAACTAGCTTTAAGGATTAATGATCGGGTTTTGATTGTTGTGGAAGGggagtggggggggggggggggggatttgaTGAAAAAATCGTTCAACTTGTACGCCATGCAGCACAGTAAAAAGGGGCGGCCTAGTGCAGAAAGCATTCTGCATGATCCCAGATTCTCAAGTAGGGCCGTAATCCAAAGAGAGTGTAACGCAGGCAGCCTACCTGATGCAAGACAAAAGATGAACATGGGCAAAGAGCAGGGAACTCCCAAGTACTGAGGGATACAAATGATAGGAGAGACTGGGTTTGTAGCTCCGGCAAACCAGTTATCTTgctcggatcctccaaaaatggaTAGCTTTTGGAGGATCGTATTTTTCAAGAGTCGGAGCAACATAAGATATGGTGGATCAGCTACTCCCCGCATCGACAAAAGGAACACTAACAAAGACAGATATTGTCATAAGCAGCACTATCACTCAAAAGATAAAGTTACCTTTTACAAAGTTCAGTCTAAGCCTCTCCACTGAAGTGGGAATGAAATGAGCAAAGACGAGTAAATTATTGCATCAATTTAAACACGGATTTCTCAGATCCAAAAACTCTCTTGGGAAACAAAATGTTGTATGAATTCCCTGTTACTCAACTCATCCTAATAGAAAAGAGAGACCTTACAATTGTTCAATTTGCCCAAACAAATTTTCAGAAACTGTTATCTTAGACATAGTAACCAGTGAATGTAAATCCTCTTCCTACTATCTCACCAGCACAATACCATGCAAAGCATTCCAA
Proteins encoded in this region:
- the LOC125861970 gene encoding zinc protease PQQL-like isoform X2, yielding MRTAIALAVKAGSVLEEEEERGVAHIVEHLAFSATEKYTNHDIVKFLESIGAEFGACQNAVTSADETVYELFVPVDKPELLSQAISVLAEFSSEVRVSPDDLEKERGAVMEEYRGTRNANGRMQDAHWVLMMEGSKYAERLPIGLERVIRTVSPQIVKQFYRKWYHLQNMAVIAVGDFPDTQSVVELIKTHFGQKISAVDPPLIPFYSVPSHDEPRFSCFVESEAAGSAVMISCKMPVEELKTVKDYRELLTESMFFHALNQRFFKISRNKDPPYYSCSAAADILVRPVKAYIMTSSCKEKGTVEALESMLTEVARVRIHGFSEREISVVRALLMSEIESAYLERDQMQSTSLRDEYLQHFLRNEPVVGIEYEAQLQKTLLPHISASEVSKYSEKFRTSTSCVVKTIEPRATAAVDDLKAVVMKINSLEREKSLPPWDDENIPEEIVCAKPDPGHIIEQLEYSNIGATELILSNGMRVCYKSTDFLDDQVLFTGFSYGGLSELPENEYFSCSMGSTIAGEIGIFGYRPSVLMDMLAGKRAEVGTKLGAYMRTFSGDCSPSDLETALQLVYQLFTTTVEPGEEDVKIVMQMAEEAIRAQERDPYTAFANRVRELNYGNSYFFRPIKYNDLRKVNPYKACEYFNSCFKDPSTFTVVIVGNIDPSIACPLMLQYLGGIPRPPEAVLRFSRDDLKGLPFQFPTTITREVVRSPMVEAQCSVQLCFPVELKNENMMEDVHFVGFLSKLLETKIVQVLRFKYGQIYSAGVSVFLGGNKPSRVGNIRGDISINFSCDPDISSTLVDLALEEILHLQEEGPSIDDVMAVLEIEQRAHENGLQENYYWLDRILRSYQSRIYSGDIGNSFKIQDAARSKVRSILTPLTAQLALQRILPFPCKKQYTVVILMPQASRIKRLKSLMQSVPKSYSRDAKILAGIAGVTVLSLSLWKYSRSTLKS
- the LOC125862255 gene encoding 60S ribosomal protein L31 gives rise to the protein MVEKTKGRKEEVVSREYTINLHKRLHGCTFKKKAPTAIKEIRKFAQKAMGTKDVRVDVKLNKQIWSRGIRSVPRRIRVRIARKRNDDEDAKEELYSLVTVAEIPAEGLKGLGTKIIEDEE